The following nucleotide sequence is from Fusobacterium sp. DD2.
AGAATTGCACCCATAGCAAATAATTTTTTTAAATTCATATTTTTCCTCCTTAAACATTTTTTAAAAGTTGTATGATGACTTTATAGCTATATAATATATTTTTTATTCTAGTTTGTCAATAAATAAATTAAAATATCTAAATATTATACATTTTTATAATTTTATTTTTTTTATTTCTTTTTAATTGTATGATGATTTATCTTGACTTTTGTTATCAAATATGTCATTATTTTATTATGAATACTATGCAAAAAAGAAAAAAGGAAAGGAAGGTTGATTTCATTGAAAACTAATAAATCACAACTTCTTACTACATCAGTTGAAAATAAAATTATTAATTTAATCAAAGAGAATGACATGAAACCTGGAGAAAAATTAAAAAATGAATATGAATTAGCAAAACTTTTAAATGTTAGTAGAACTACTGTCCGTGAAGCAATAAAAGCACTAGTATCTAGAAATATACTAACAGTTAAACAAGGAGCTGGAACATTTGTATCATCAAAAAATGGAATTCCACATGATCCATTAGGTATAACTTTTATGAACGATACAAAAAATCTTGCTTTTGATCTTCTTAATATTCGTTTGATTTTAGAACCAGAAATAGCAAGTTTAGCTGCTATTAATGGTACTAAGAAGCAAAAAGAAGAACTTTTAAATCAATGTACGATTATTGAAAATTTGATTCAAGAAAATAAAGACTACAGTAAGGAGGATATTTTATTTCATAGTTGTATTGCAAAATGCAGTGGAAATAAAGTCGTCGAGAATCTGGTACCTATTATAAACTCTTCTATTCTATTGACAATAGATGTGACAAAGAATATTTATCAAAAAGATACAATTAAGGAACATCGTGCTATCACAGAAGCAATTATAAAAGGTGATTATTTAGGTGCAAAAACTGCAATGATTGTGCATCTTCATACCAATAGGTTGGGAATAAAAAAAATAATAGAAAATATATAGGTATCTTTATCTGCAGTTTTCTACAAAAAATAAAGAGAAAGATTTGTAAATCTTTCTCTTTTTTATTTTTCTTGATTTTATCCTACTGATACATCTGTTTCTCCTTCAAGTTCTCCATCCTTATAGAATCTTATTTTTATAAGTTTTCCTTTAACATATAGTTTTCCTTCTCCCTGAAGTTGATTATTTATATAATTTCTTACCTCTACAATACTATTTTTCTCATCGTAGAAACAGATTGATTCTCCATTCTTTTCTCCATCTACATAGTTAACAATTTCATAGACATTTCCAGTATTATCATAATATATTGTAGCCTCTCCTTGAACCATATCATCTACATAGTTTCGTATTTCATATTCTCCACTGCTTTTATTGATATAGTAGATTGCTCTTCCTTGGGCTTCTCCATCTACATAATTAAACATTTCCAAATTATTTGATATCTGACATCTCTTTTTTATCTTTTCCACATCACAATTAAATTCTCTTCTTTGCATCTCTTCTCTATCTTCTTCACTTAATTCATATGGCATTCCTAGCCATTTTCTAACTCTTAGCTCAGGAGTCTCTAGAATTCCATCAAATTCATAGAATACATCAACGTCATAAATATCAACAGCGTTGCCATTTAGCTCACCTTTTTCATAAGTTCCAATTCTGCAAAATTTTGAACCTGGCTCGCAATATGCAAACTCCCCTTCTCTTTCACCATCTATGTAAGTACCAACTTCATATATATTTTCTTTTTTATCATAATAATATATATATTTTCCTTGGATTTCTCCATCTACATATCTAAAAATTTCAAACTCATTGTCATTAACATAATGGATAGCTTCCCCTTGAAGTACATCATCTATATACTTTGCCTCTACTCGTTCTTCACTTTTTTCATCAAAATGTATAATAGCTTTTCCCTGTTTTTTACCCTCTACATAAGTATATGTCTGATAGCTACCATC
It contains:
- a CDS encoding FadR/GntR family transcriptional regulator, with translation MKTNKSQLLTTSVENKIINLIKENDMKPGEKLKNEYELAKLLNVSRTTVREAIKALVSRNILTVKQGAGTFVSSKNGIPHDPLGITFMNDTKNLAFDLLNIRLILEPEIASLAAINGTKKQKEELLNQCTIIENLIQENKDYSKEDILFHSCIAKCSGNKVVENLVPIINSSILLTIDVTKNIYQKDTIKEHRAITEAIIKGDYLGAKTAMIVHLHTNRLGIKKIIENI